From a single Sorghum bicolor cultivar BTx623 chromosome 5, Sorghum_bicolor_NCBIv3, whole genome shotgun sequence genomic region:
- the LOC8083114 gene encoding transport inhibitor response 1-like protein Os11g0515500, with protein sequence MAYFPEEVVEYILGYVTSHRDRNAASLVCRVWYDIERRGRRSVLVSNCYAVHPERVHMRFPNMRALSVKGKPHFADFNLVPAGWGASAEPWVDACARACPGLEELRLKRMVVTDECLKLLSCSFTNFESLVLVCCEGFSTAGLANIATNCRFLKELDLQESCVKHQGHQWINCFPKPSTSLECLNFSCLTGEVNAVALEELVARSPNLKSLRLNPSVPIDVLPRILSHTPMLEDLGTGSFVLGNNAGAYISLYRALGKCTLLKSLSGFWDAPGLYVRGMLLPICRTRALTCLNLSYAPLIQSDQLISIVRQCTRLHVLWVLDHIGDEGLKVLSYSCPDLQELRVYPSDPNAAARTSVTEEGLAAISFCRKLECVLFFCDRMTNTALITIAKYCPLLTSFRLCILEPRSADAVTGQPLDEGFGAIVQSCKGLRRFAMSGLLTDSVFLYIGMYAEKLEMLSVAFAGDTDDGMVYVLNGCKNLKKLEIRDSPFGDAALLAGAHRYESMRSLWMSSCEITLGACKTLAAAMPNINVEVISEAGASVGATDDGISNARKVDKLYLYRTIAGPRSDTPGFVSIL encoded by the exons ATGGCATACTTCCCTGAGGAAGTAGTGGAGTACATCCTTGGCTATGTAACCTCACACCGGGACCGCAACGCCGCGTCCTTGGTGTGCCGGGTATGGTACGACATTGAGCGCCGTGGCCGCCGTTCGGTGCTTGTAAGCAACTGCTACGCGGTGCACCCAGAGCGTGTACATATGCGGTTTCCCAACATGCGTGCACTGAGTGTGAAGGGTAAACCGCACTTTGCTGACTTCAACCTTGTCCCGGCGGGTTGGGGTGCCAGTGCAGAGCCATGGGTGGATGCGTGCGCCCGTGCATGCCCAGGTCTTGAGGAGCTCCGGCTGAAGCGTATGGTTGTGACTGATGAATGCCTCAAGttgctttcttgctcttttaccAACTTTGAATCACTTGTCCTTGTCTGCTGCGAGGGGTTCAGTACTGCTGGGCTTGCTAACATTGCCACCAATTGCAG GTTTCTTAAGGAACTCGACTTACAAGAGAGTTGTGTGAAACATCAAGGCCATCAGTGGATTAATTGTTTTCCCAAGCCTTCAACATCACTAGAATGCTTGAATTTTTCTTGCTTGACTGGGGAGGTAAATGCCGTTGCATTGGAGGAACTTGTTGCAAGGAGTCCAAATCTTAAAAGTTTAAGGCTGAATCCTTCAGTTCCAATTGATGTCTTGCCCAGAATCCTTTCTCACACACCTATGCTAGAGGATTTAGGTACAGGATCTTTTGTACTAGGCAATAACGCTGGTGCATATATCAGTCTATACAGAGCTCTTGGAAAGTGCACTTTGCTGAAGAGTTTATCTGGTTTTTGGGATGCTCCGGGCTTGTATGTTCGAGGAATGTTGTTGCCGATTTGCAGGACCAGGGCCCTTACATGCCTGAATCTCAGCTATGCTCCTTTGATTCAGAGTGACCAGCTTATCAGTATTGTTCGTCAGTGTACAAGGCTCCACGTCTTATGG GTATTAGATCACATTGGTGATGAAGGATTGAAGGTTTTGTCCTATTCTTGTCCTGATCTTCAGGAGTTGAGGGTATATCCAAGTGATCCAAATGCTGCAGCAAGAACTAGTGTGACGGAGGAAGGGTTGGCAGCCATATCTTTCTGTCGGAAGTTAGAGTGTGTGCTCTTCTTCTGTGATCGAATGACAAATACTGCGCTCATCACTATAGCAAAGTACTGTCCACTGCTAACATCCTTCAGACTATGCATTCTGGAGCCTAGGTCAGCAGATGCTGTGACAGGGCAGCCACTGGACGAAGGCTTTGGGGCAATAGTGCAGTCCTGCAAAGGCCTGAGGCGTTTCGCCATGTCGGGCCTCCTCACGGACAGTGTGTTCCTGTACATCGGCATGTACGCGGAGAAGCTGGAGATGCTCTCCGTAGCATTCGCAGGGGATACTGACGACGGCATGGTCTACGTGCTCAACGGCTGCAAGAACCTCAAGAAGCTGGAAATCAGGGACAGCCCCTTTGGTGATGCGGCTCTCCTTGCGGGCGCGCACAGGTACGAGTCGATGCGCTCTCTCTGGATGTCGTCCTGCGAGATCACCCTGGGGGCCTGCAAGACCCTTGCGGCGGCCATGCCAAACATCAATGTCGAGGTCATCAGTGAGGCGGGGGCGAGCGTTGGTGCGACGGATGATGGCATCAGCAATGCGAGGAAGGTGGATAAGCTATACCTCTACCGGACTATCGCCGGACCCAGGAGCGATACGCCAGGATTCGTTTCGATATTGTGA